A genomic segment from Oncorhynchus clarkii lewisi isolate Uvic-CL-2024 chromosome 14, UVic_Ocla_1.0, whole genome shotgun sequence encodes:
- the LOC139366250 gene encoding atlastin-3-like isoform X2 encodes MGSEPGPVQIVTVCKKDHSFALDTEALGRVLLAPEVRDKHVVVLSVAGAFRKGKSFILDFMLRYMYRKHGEEWLGQEDEPLTGFKWRGGSEPETTGIQLWSEVFLVEKSDGMEVAVLLMDTQGAFDNQSTVKDCATIFALSTMTSSIQIYNLSQNIQEDDLQQLQLFTEYGRLAMDEIFLKPFQSLMFLIRDWSFPYEYKYGLKGGSEFLDKRLQVKETQHEELQTVREHIHSCFTSINCFLLPHPGLKVATSPAFKGQLSDVAPEFKEELRNLIPTLLHPDNLAEKEINGNKVTCRGLLEFFKAYIKIYQGEDLPHPKSMLLATAEANNLAAVAAAKDQYYKNMEKVCGGDLPYVAPASLEEKHHFFLQESLHVFSSTKKMGGQEFCDRYQDQLEAELVELWQSFRKHNESKNVFTAFRTPAVLFVLVCFLYVLSGLLLFIGLATIAFACDCVLGLAMVAMLTWAFIRYSGKYRGLGGAIDQTAGVILQQATVVLNKSRPAVAKMKKSS; translated from the exons ATGGGCAGTGAGCCAGGTCCAGTCCAGATTGTGACAGTGTGCAAGAAAGATCACTCCTTTGCCTTGGATACAGAGGCTTTAGGACGGGTTCTGCTTGCACCGGAGGTTCGGGATAAACATGTGGTGGTGCTCTCGGTGGCCGGGGCCTTCCGGAAAGGCAAGAGCTTCATTCTGGACTTCATGCTCCGCTACATGTACAGGAAG CATGGTGAGGAGTGGCTGGGTCAGGAGGATGAGCCCCTGACTGGGTTTAAATGGAGGGGGGGCTCAGAGCCAGAGACCACCGGCATCCAGCTGTGGAGTGAGGTCTTCCTGGTGGAGAAGAGTGATGGGATGGAG GTGGCAGTATTACTGATGGACACCCAGGGTGCATTTGACAACCAATCCACCGTGAAAGATTGTGCCACAATCTTTGCCCTCAGTACCATGACCAGCTCAATACAG ATCTACAACCTCTCACAGAACATTCAGGAAGATGATCTGCAGCAGCTGCAG CTGTTTACAGAGTATGGACGCCTCGCCATGGATGAAATCTTCCTGAAGCCATTTCAG TCTCTGATGTTCCTAATCAGGGATTGGAGCTTTCCCTATGAATATAAATATGGTCTGAAGGGAGGCAGTGAGTTCCTTGATAAACGTCTACAG GTGAAAGAGACCCAGCATGAGGAACTACAGACAGTGAGGGAACACATTCATTCCTGCTTCACCTCCATCAACTGTTTCCTGCTACCACATCCTGGGTTGAAGGTGGCCACCAGCCCCGCTTTCAAGGGCCAGCTTAGTG ATGTGGCTCCAGAGTTTAAAGAGGAGCTACGCAACCTCATCCCCACACTGCTGCATCCAGACAACCTGGCTGAGAAAGAGATCAACGGCAACAAAGTCACCTGCAGGGGCCTCCTGGAGTTCTTCAAG GCATACATCAAGATCTACCAGGGTGAAGACCTACCACATCCAAAGTCCATGCTGCTG GCCACAGCAGAGGCCAACAACCTGGCAGCCGTGGCGGCAGCCAAAGACCAGTATTACAAGAACATGGAGAAG GTCTGCGGGGGAGACCTTCCCTATGTGGCTCCTGCCTCTCTGGAGGAGAAGCACCACTTCTTCCTCCAGGAGTCCCTCCATGTCTTCTCCTCCACTAAGAAGATGGGAGGACAGGAGTTCTGTGACCGCTACCAAGACCAGCTTGAGGCCGAGTTGGTAGAGCTGTGGCAGTCTTTCAGAAAGCACAATGAG TCAAAGAATGTCTTCACTGCATTCCGGACGCCTGCAGTGCTGTTTGTCCTTGTGTGCTTCCTGTACGTGCTGTCAGGGCTATTGCTCTTCATCGGCCTGGCTACCATTGCTTTTGCATGTGACTGTGTCTTGGGCCTGGCCATGGTCGCCATGCTCACCTGGGCCTTCATACGCTATTCGGGAAAATACCGGGGGCTGGGGGGAGCCATCGACCAGACGGCAGGTGTCATACTGCAGCAG GCCACGGTGGTGTTGAATAAGTCGAGGCCAGCGGTGGCTAAGATGAAGAAATCCAGCTAG
- the LOC139366250 gene encoding atlastin-3-like isoform X1 yields the protein MGSEPGPVQIVTVCKKDHSFALDTEALGRVLLAPEVRDKHVVVLSVAGAFRKGKSFILDFMLRYMYRKKHGEEWLGQEDEPLTGFKWRGGSEPETTGIQLWSEVFLVEKSDGMEVAVLLMDTQGAFDNQSTVKDCATIFALSTMTSSIQIYNLSQNIQEDDLQQLQLFTEYGRLAMDEIFLKPFQSLMFLIRDWSFPYEYKYGLKGGSEFLDKRLQVKETQHEELQTVREHIHSCFTSINCFLLPHPGLKVATSPAFKGQLSDVAPEFKEELRNLIPTLLHPDNLAEKEINGNKVTCRGLLEFFKAYIKIYQGEDLPHPKSMLLATAEANNLAAVAAAKDQYYKNMEKVCGGDLPYVAPASLEEKHHFFLQESLHVFSSTKKMGGQEFCDRYQDQLEAELVELWQSFRKHNESKNVFTAFRTPAVLFVLVCFLYVLSGLLLFIGLATIAFACDCVLGLAMVAMLTWAFIRYSGKYRGLGGAIDQTAGVILQQATVVLNKSRPAVAKMKKSS from the exons ATGGGCAGTGAGCCAGGTCCAGTCCAGATTGTGACAGTGTGCAAGAAAGATCACTCCTTTGCCTTGGATACAGAGGCTTTAGGACGGGTTCTGCTTGCACCGGAGGTTCGGGATAAACATGTGGTGGTGCTCTCGGTGGCCGGGGCCTTCCGGAAAGGCAAGAGCTTCATTCTGGACTTCATGCTCCGCTACATGTACAGGAAG AAGCATGGTGAGGAGTGGCTGGGTCAGGAGGATGAGCCCCTGACTGGGTTTAAATGGAGGGGGGGCTCAGAGCCAGAGACCACCGGCATCCAGCTGTGGAGTGAGGTCTTCCTGGTGGAGAAGAGTGATGGGATGGAG GTGGCAGTATTACTGATGGACACCCAGGGTGCATTTGACAACCAATCCACCGTGAAAGATTGTGCCACAATCTTTGCCCTCAGTACCATGACCAGCTCAATACAG ATCTACAACCTCTCACAGAACATTCAGGAAGATGATCTGCAGCAGCTGCAG CTGTTTACAGAGTATGGACGCCTCGCCATGGATGAAATCTTCCTGAAGCCATTTCAG TCTCTGATGTTCCTAATCAGGGATTGGAGCTTTCCCTATGAATATAAATATGGTCTGAAGGGAGGCAGTGAGTTCCTTGATAAACGTCTACAG GTGAAAGAGACCCAGCATGAGGAACTACAGACAGTGAGGGAACACATTCATTCCTGCTTCACCTCCATCAACTGTTTCCTGCTACCACATCCTGGGTTGAAGGTGGCCACCAGCCCCGCTTTCAAGGGCCAGCTTAGTG ATGTGGCTCCAGAGTTTAAAGAGGAGCTACGCAACCTCATCCCCACACTGCTGCATCCAGACAACCTGGCTGAGAAAGAGATCAACGGCAACAAAGTCACCTGCAGGGGCCTCCTGGAGTTCTTCAAG GCATACATCAAGATCTACCAGGGTGAAGACCTACCACATCCAAAGTCCATGCTGCTG GCCACAGCAGAGGCCAACAACCTGGCAGCCGTGGCGGCAGCCAAAGACCAGTATTACAAGAACATGGAGAAG GTCTGCGGGGGAGACCTTCCCTATGTGGCTCCTGCCTCTCTGGAGGAGAAGCACCACTTCTTCCTCCAGGAGTCCCTCCATGTCTTCTCCTCCACTAAGAAGATGGGAGGACAGGAGTTCTGTGACCGCTACCAAGACCAGCTTGAGGCCGAGTTGGTAGAGCTGTGGCAGTCTTTCAGAAAGCACAATGAG TCAAAGAATGTCTTCACTGCATTCCGGACGCCTGCAGTGCTGTTTGTCCTTGTGTGCTTCCTGTACGTGCTGTCAGGGCTATTGCTCTTCATCGGCCTGGCTACCATTGCTTTTGCATGTGACTGTGTCTTGGGCCTGGCCATGGTCGCCATGCTCACCTGGGCCTTCATACGCTATTCGGGAAAATACCGGGGGCTGGGGGGAGCCATCGACCAGACGGCAGGTGTCATACTGCAGCAG GCCACGGTGGTGTTGAATAAGTCGAGGCCAGCGGTGGCTAAGATGAAGAAATCCAGCTAG